A single region of the Pseudomonas sp. PDM14 genome encodes:
- a CDS encoding PilZ domain-containing protein, whose translation MQRRIERHQLPYYLKVFNRFTDKPMGYIGNVSLDGLMLISQLPMLVNARFDMRLKIPGQDGQIRHIDFYATCQWSREDVTPGSFDSGFSLVAPPAEYVEMVEALRNYFSFHPIQASA comes from the coding sequence ATGCAGCGCCGCATCGAACGTCATCAGTTGCCTTATTACCTAAAGGTCTTCAACCGCTTTACCGACAAGCCCATGGGCTATATCGGCAACGTGTCGTTGGACGGCCTGATGCTGATCAGCCAATTGCCGATGCTGGTCAATGCACGCTTCGACATGCGCCTGAAGATTCCCGGTCAGGATGGGCAGATCCGTCACATCGACTTCTATGCCACCTGCCAGTGGAGCCGCGAAGACGTCACCCCCGGCAGCTTCGACTCCGGCTTCAGCCTGGTCGCGCCCCCCGCCGAGTACGTCGAGATGGTCGAGGCGCTGCGCAACTACTTCAGCTTCCACCCGATCCAGGCGTCGGCCTGA
- a CDS encoding DUF4124 domain-containing protein, which yields MRYLLLSVLLLPALASAEIYRWTDEQGRVHFGARPGAASAQQIEVKPQVVERDDATREREARTAQFFDARRAEKAQADSRAAEAHAKRSQECGQLRDKLEQINRDGRYFRTDADGNRVYYQDAEVEAARSRLSTRIAERCG from the coding sequence ATGCGTTATCTGCTGTTGAGCGTGTTGCTGCTGCCTGCGCTGGCGAGTGCGGAAATCTACCGCTGGACCGACGAGCAGGGCCGTGTGCACTTCGGTGCCCGGCCCGGTGCGGCCAGCGCGCAACAGATCGAGGTGAAACCCCAGGTGGTCGAGCGCGACGACGCCACCCGCGAGCGTGAGGCTCGGACCGCGCAATTCTTCGATGCGCGCCGGGCGGAAAAGGCCCAGGCCGACTCCCGCGCTGCCGAGGCCCATGCCAAGCGCAGCCAGGAATGCGGCCAGTTGCGCGACAAGCTGGAGCAGATCAACCGGGATGGGCGCTACTTTCGCACCGATGCCGACGGCAACCGGGTGTATTACCAGGATGCCGAAGTGGAGGCCGCACGTAGCCGTTTGTCGACCCGAATTGCCGAGCGGTGCGGCTGA
- a CDS encoding sensor domain-containing diguanylate cyclase, whose product MSTNNSSVSQRTLQSLLLKRFGMAVGTYGLITVLLWVAVYNDLYRGALIGATTFSGLAAVSQLIFLALFLRGDNLRFRDPSLTEAQVMVGVILLTCLIAQFDTARGTLMMFYVLILMFGVFQLQPRVFVRCAALAFFGFALVNLWEGYQMRLSDPGLALMQCCALFIALVWQSLFASYVQALRQRMRQRRYALQAHQDTLRGMMRQLEDLVATDELTGLYNRRHFLRLALRELDNLAPGRQHGLALIDLDYFKRINDVHGHAAGDRVLQTFAAVGRACLRDGDVLARYGGEEFVLFLPNTDADQFTSCCERLREAFASAEPVGVQVANLSLSAGMTLLNPGDDLDEALQRADQALYRAKRGGRNRCDAAWESTGA is encoded by the coding sequence ATGAGCACGAACAATTCCAGTGTCTCCCAGCGTACGTTGCAAAGCCTGCTGCTGAAGCGTTTCGGCATGGCAGTGGGGACGTACGGTCTGATTACCGTGCTGCTCTGGGTCGCGGTGTACAACGACCTGTACCGTGGTGCGCTGATCGGCGCGACCACCTTCAGCGGCCTGGCGGCCGTCTCGCAACTGATCTTCCTGGCGCTGTTCCTGCGCGGTGACAACCTGCGCTTTCGCGACCCCAGCCTGACCGAAGCCCAGGTGATGGTCGGCGTCATCCTGCTGACCTGCCTGATCGCCCAGTTCGACACGGCACGCGGCACACTGATGATGTTCTACGTCCTGATCCTGATGTTCGGCGTGTTCCAGCTGCAGCCGCGGGTGTTCGTGCGCTGCGCGGCGCTGGCGTTCTTCGGTTTCGCCCTGGTGAACCTCTGGGAAGGCTATCAGATGCGCCTCAGTGATCCCGGCCTGGCCTTGATGCAGTGCTGCGCACTGTTCATTGCCCTGGTCTGGCAGAGTCTGTTCGCCAGCTACGTGCAGGCCCTGCGCCAGCGTATGCGCCAGCGTCGCTACGCCTTGCAGGCGCACCAGGACACCCTGCGCGGCATGATGCGCCAGCTCGAAGACCTGGTCGCCACCGACGAGCTGACCGGCCTGTACAACCGCCGCCATTTCCTGCGCCTGGCGCTGCGTGAGCTGGATAACCTGGCGCCGGGACGGCAACATGGCCTGGCGTTGATCGACCTGGATTACTTCAAGCGCATCAACGATGTGCACGGCCATGCCGCTGGCGACCGTGTCCTGCAGACTTTTGCCGCCGTGGGGCGGGCCTGCTTGCGCGATGGCGACGTGCTGGCCCGCTACGGTGGCGAGGAATTCGTCCTGTTCCTGCCCAATACCGATGCCGATCAGTTCACCAGCTGCTGCGAGCGCCTGCGCGAGGCCTTCGCCAGTGCCGAGCCGGTCGGCGTGCAGGTGGCCAACCTCAGCCTGTCCGCCGGCATGACCCTGCTCAATCCAGGTGACGACCTGGACGAGGCGTTGCAGCGCGCCGACCAGGCGCTCTATCGGGCCAAGCGTGGCGGCCGCAACCGTTGCGACGCCGCCTGGGAGAGCACGGGTGCCTGA
- a CDS encoding LysR family transcriptional regulator, whose translation MRFTLRQLQVFVTVAQQESVSKAAQLLSLSQSATSTSLTELERQSGCQLFDRAGKRLSLNALGRQLLPQAVALLAQAREIEDLLNGKSGFGSLDVGATLTVGNYLATLLIGIFMQRHPECQVSLQVQNTANIVQQIAHYELDLGLIEGDCQHPDIEVQPWVEDELVVFCAPGHPLAKSGVASLEALSREAWILREQGSGTRLTFDQAMRHHPTPLNIRLELAHTEAIKRAVESGLGISCISRLALRDAFRRGSLVPLETPGIDLRRQFYFIWHKQKYQTAAMREFLEQCRELTVGVTRSDQIVLPPIA comes from the coding sequence ATGCGATTTACTCTCCGTCAGTTGCAGGTTTTCGTCACCGTCGCCCAGCAGGAAAGCGTCTCCAAAGCGGCGCAACTGCTCTCGCTCTCGCAGTCGGCGACCAGCACCTCGCTGACCGAGCTGGAGCGCCAATCCGGCTGCCAGCTGTTCGACCGCGCCGGCAAGCGCCTGAGCCTCAATGCGCTGGGTCGCCAGTTGCTGCCACAGGCCGTCGCCCTGCTCGCCCAGGCGCGCGAGATCGAGGACCTGCTCAATGGCAAGAGCGGTTTCGGCTCGCTGGATGTCGGCGCCACGCTGACCGTGGGCAACTACCTGGCGACCTTGCTGATCGGCATATTCATGCAGCGCCATCCCGAGTGCCAGGTCAGCCTGCAGGTGCAGAACACAGCGAATATCGTCCAACAGATCGCCCACTACGAACTTGATCTGGGTCTAATCGAAGGCGATTGCCAGCACCCGGATATCGAGGTGCAACCCTGGGTCGAGGACGAACTGGTGGTGTTCTGCGCGCCCGGCCACCCGCTGGCGAAATCCGGCGTGGCCTCGCTGGAGGCGCTCAGCCGCGAGGCGTGGATCCTCCGTGAGCAGGGCTCGGGCACGCGGCTGACCTTCGACCAGGCCATGCGCCATCACCCCACACCGCTGAACATCCGCCTGGAGCTGGCGCATACCGAGGCGATCAAACGCGCGGTCGAGTCGGGCCTGGGCATCAGCTGCATCTCGCGCCTGGCCCTGCGCGATGCCTTCCGCCGCGGCAGCCTGGTGCCGCTGGAGACGCCGGGCATCGACCTGCGCCGGCAGTTCTACTTCATCTGGCACAAACAGAAATACCAGACCGCAGCGATGCGCGAGTTCCTCGAACAGTGCCGTGAGCTGACGGTGGGGGTGACGCGCAGCGACCAGATCGTCCTGCCGCCGATTGCCTGA
- the pyk gene encoding pyruvate kinase, with product MTLRRTKIVATLGPASNSPEVLEQLILAGIDVARLNFSHGTPDEHKARAKLVRDLAAKHGRHVALLGDLQGPKIRIAKFEGKRIELKEGDIFRLSSSHSRTAGTKEVVGIDYPDLIKDCDINDELLLDDGRVVMQVEAKRADELECRVLIGGPLSDNKGINRRGGGLTAPALTEKDMADIKLAAEMEVDYLAVSFPRDAADMELARRLRDESGGTAWLVAKIERAEAVADDAALDGLIRASDAVMVARGDLGVEVGDAELVGIQKKIIAHARRYNKAVITATQMMESMIHSPMPTRAEVSDVANAALDYTDAVMLSAESAAGEYPLEAVQAMARVCLGAEKHPTSQKSSHRIGRQFERCDESVALATMYTANHFPGVKAIISLTESGYSPLIMSRIRSSIPIYAFTPHREAQARVALFRGVYTVPFDPKSMPADKVSQAAVDELLKRGVVEPGDWVILTKGDSYHGTGGTNTMKILHVGDQMV from the coding sequence ATGACCTTGCGCCGTACCAAAATCGTCGCCACCCTCGGCCCCGCCAGCAACTCGCCGGAAGTTCTCGAACAACTGATCCTCGCCGGCATCGACGTGGCCCGTCTGAACTTCTCCCACGGCACTCCCGACGAACACAAGGCCCGCGCCAAGCTGGTGCGTGACCTGGCCGCCAAGCATGGCCGCCACGTCGCCCTGCTCGGCGACCTGCAAGGCCCGAAGATCCGCATCGCCAAGTTTGAAGGCAAGCGCATCGAGCTCAAGGAAGGCGACATTTTCCGCCTCTCCTCCAGCCACTCGCGCACGGCGGGCACCAAGGAAGTGGTCGGCATCGACTACCCCGATCTGATCAAGGATTGCGACATCAATGACGAGCTGCTGCTCGACGACGGCCGCGTGGTCATGCAGGTCGAAGCCAAGCGCGCCGACGAGCTGGAATGCCGCGTACTGATCGGCGGCCCGCTGTCCGACAACAAGGGCATCAACCGCCGCGGCGGTGGCCTGACCGCGCCGGCCCTGACCGAAAAGGACATGGCCGACATCAAGCTGGCCGCGGAAATGGAAGTCGACTACCTGGCTGTGTCCTTCCCGCGCGACGCGGCGGACATGGAACTGGCCCGGCGCCTGCGTGACGAGTCGGGCGGCACCGCCTGGCTGGTGGCGAAGATCGAACGCGCCGAAGCCGTGGCCGATGACGCCGCCCTCGACGGCCTGATCCGTGCCAGCGACGCGGTGATGGTGGCCCGTGGCGACCTCGGCGTGGAAGTCGGCGATGCCGAACTGGTCGGCATCCAGAAAAAAATCATTGCCCACGCCCGCCGCTACAACAAAGCCGTGATCACCGCGACGCAGATGATGGAGTCGATGATCCACAGCCCGATGCCGACCCGTGCGGAAGTCTCCGACGTAGCCAACGCTGCGCTGGACTACACCGATGCGGTGATGCTCTCGGCCGAGAGCGCCGCTGGCGAATACCCGCTGGAAGCCGTGCAGGCCATGGCCCGCGTCTGCCTGGGTGCGGAGAAGCATCCGACCAGCCAGAAATCCAGCCACCGCATCGGCCGCCAGTTCGAGCGGTGCGACGAAAGCGTGGCCCTGGCGACCATGTACACGGCCAACCACTTCCCGGGCGTCAAGGCGATCATCAGCCTCACCGAAAGCGGCTACAGCCCGCTGATCATGTCGCGTATCCGCTCCTCGATCCCGATCTACGCGTTCACCCCGCACCGCGAAGCGCAGGCCCGTGTAGCGCTGTTCCGCGGCGTCTACACCGTGCCGTTCGACCCGAAGAGCATGCCCGCCGACAAGGTCAGCCAGGCCGCGGTGGACGAACTGCTGAAACGCGGTGTGGTGGAACCAGGCGACTGGGTGATCCTGACCAAGGGTGACAGCTACCACGGCACCGGCGGCACCAACACCATGAAGATCCTGCACGTCGGCGACCAGATGGTCTGA
- the fpr gene encoding ferredoxin-NADP reductase, which produces MSNFNSERVTSVHHWNDTLFSFKCTRDPGLRFENGQFVMIGLQQPNGRPLMRAYSIASPNWEEQLEFFSIKVPDGPLTSQLQHLKEGDEILISKKPTGTLVLDDLNPGKHLYLLSTGTGLAPFMSVIQDPETYERFEKVILVHGVRYVNEVAYREFITEHLPRNEFFGDALKDKLIYYPTVTREPFENQGRLTDLMRSGKLFADIGLPPINPQDDRAMICGSPSMLDETSEVLDSFGLKVSARMRDPGDYLIERAFVEK; this is translated from the coding sequence ATGAGCAACTTCAATTCGGAGCGCGTCACCAGCGTTCATCACTGGAACGACACGCTGTTCAGCTTCAAGTGCACCCGCGACCCGGGCCTGCGCTTCGAAAACGGCCAGTTCGTCATGATCGGCCTGCAACAGCCGAACGGGCGCCCGCTCATGCGTGCCTATTCCATCGCCAGCCCGAACTGGGAAGAGCAACTGGAGTTCTTCAGCATCAAGGTGCCGGACGGTCCGCTGACCTCGCAGTTGCAGCACCTCAAGGAAGGCGACGAGATCCTCATCAGCAAGAAGCCCACCGGCACGCTGGTACTCGATGACCTCAACCCGGGCAAGCACCTGTACCTGCTCAGCACCGGCACTGGCCTGGCGCCGTTCATGAGCGTGATCCAGGACCCGGAAACCTACGAGCGTTTCGAGAAGGTCATCCTGGTTCACGGTGTGCGCTATGTGAACGAAGTCGCCTACCGCGAGTTCATCACCGAGCACCTGCCGCGCAACGAGTTCTTCGGCGACGCGCTGAAGGACAAGCTGATCTACTACCCGACCGTGACCCGCGAGCCGTTCGAGAACCAGGGGCGTCTGACCGACCTGATGCGCAGCGGCAAGCTGTTCGCAGACATCGGCCTGCCGCCGATCAACCCGCAGGACGATCGCGCGATGATCTGCGGCAGTCCGAGCATGCTCGACGAGACCAGCGAAGTGCTCGACAGCTTCGGCCTGAAAGTCTCCGCACGCATGCGCGATCCGGGTGACTACCTGATCGAGCGCGCCTTCGTCGAGAAGTAA
- a CDS encoding tetratricopeptide repeat protein → MRILIILTLMAGLAGCTRVALDRHLDEAYRNYDLGNCDQALLDLSRAERSSRSRSYIQPEISLLRGQCLERQSLFVDAAQTYQFIISRYPASEYAYRARARLETLQQLGHHGAPEPAKASPAAL, encoded by the coding sequence ATGCGCATTCTGATCATTCTTACCCTGATGGCCGGCCTGGCCGGTTGCACCCGCGTGGCGCTCGACCGGCATCTCGACGAGGCCTACCGCAACTACGACCTGGGCAATTGCGACCAGGCGCTGCTCGACCTGTCGCGCGCCGAGCGCAGCAGCCGTTCGCGCAGTTACATCCAGCCGGAAATTTCCCTGCTGCGCGGCCAGTGCCTGGAGCGCCAGAGCCTGTTCGTCGATGCGGCGCAGACCTACCAGTTCATCATCAGCCGTTACCCGGCCAGCGAGTACGCCTACCGCGCCCGTGCGCGCCTGGAAACCCTGCAGCAGCTGGGTCATCACGGTGCGCCGGAGCCGGCCAAGGCCTCGCCGGCGGCGCTCTGA
- a CDS encoding antibiotic biosynthesis monooxygenase has product MSADPVTFMVARRVPRERFDEFRSWLHEGELLAADYPGYLGSGVLAPPPDDDEFQIVFRFADEATLTTWVHSEARGAWLQRGSGLFSEPQELHVRGLDAWFGSTPQKPPRWKQSVAIWLAFFPVSLGFNLLFGGWLGELPLALRILLSTLALTPLMTYWFIPLSTRLLEPWLQARQRHAQVQTR; this is encoded by the coding sequence ATGTCTGCCGATCCCGTCACCTTCATGGTGGCTCGCCGCGTTCCCCGCGAGCGTTTCGACGAATTCCGTTCCTGGCTGCACGAAGGTGAGCTGCTGGCCGCCGACTATCCCGGCTATCTCGGCTCGGGCGTGCTGGCCCCGCCACCCGATGACGACGAGTTCCAGATCGTCTTCCGCTTCGCCGACGAAGCCACGCTGACCACCTGGGTGCACTCCGAGGCACGCGGCGCCTGGTTGCAGCGCGGCAGCGGCCTGTTCAGTGAACCGCAGGAGCTGCACGTGCGCGGCCTCGACGCCTGGTTCGGCAGCACGCCGCAGAAGCCGCCGCGCTGGAAGCAGAGCGTGGCCATCTGGCTGGCGTTCTTCCCGGTCTCACTGGGCTTCAACCTGCTGTTCGGCGGCTGGCTCGGCGAACTGCCGCTGGCCCTGCGCATCCTCCTCAGCACCCTGGCGCTGACGCCGCTGATGACCTACTGGTTCATCCCGCTGTCGACCCGTCTGCTCGAACCCTGGCTGCAGGCGCGCCAGCGTCACGCCCAGGTACAGACGCGCTGA
- a CDS encoding enoyl-CoA hydratase codes for MSEHILVERDGGLLTLRLNRPDKMNALTRDMYNRMGDALDAADGDSSVRVVLITGGAECFTSGNDVADFLQAPPTSLDSPVFHFMRALFEFSKPVVAAVAGPAVGIGTTLLLHCDLVYVARDTKLKMPFVNLGLCPEFGSSLILPRLLGQARAAELLLLGESFNGQQAADWGIASGVLEDGPSTLAKAREMARRFLELAPSAIADSKRLMRTPGREELRKVIEEEGALFGQRLKSPEALEALSAFMQRRKPDFSRFA; via the coding sequence ATGAGCGAGCACATTCTGGTCGAGCGTGATGGCGGCCTGCTGACCCTGCGCCTGAATCGTCCGGACAAGATGAACGCGCTGACCCGCGACATGTACAACCGCATGGGCGATGCGCTGGACGCCGCCGATGGCGACAGCAGCGTGCGCGTGGTGCTGATTACCGGTGGCGCGGAATGCTTCACCAGCGGCAACGATGTCGCCGATTTCCTCCAGGCGCCGCCGACCAGCCTGGACAGCCCGGTGTTCCACTTCATGCGCGCGCTGTTCGAGTTCAGCAAGCCGGTGGTCGCCGCCGTCGCGGGGCCGGCGGTGGGTATTGGCACCACGCTTTTGCTGCATTGCGACCTGGTCTACGTGGCGCGTGACACCAAGCTGAAAATGCCTTTCGTCAACCTCGGCCTGTGCCCTGAGTTCGGCTCCAGCCTGATCCTGCCGCGCCTGCTCGGGCAGGCCCGGGCGGCGGAACTGCTGCTGCTCGGTGAGAGCTTCAATGGTCAACAGGCCGCGGATTGGGGCATTGCCAGCGGCGTGCTCGAGGACGGTCCGAGCACCCTGGCCAAGGCCCGCGAGATGGCGCGGCGCTTCCTAGAACTGGCGCCCTCGGCCATCGCCGACAGCAAACGCCTGATGCGCACACCGGGACGCGAAGAGTTACGCAAGGTGATCGAGGAGGAGGGCGCGCTGTTCGGTCAGCGCCTGAAATCGCCCGAGGCGCTGGAGGCGCTGTCGGCATTCATGCAGCGGCGCAAGCCGGATTTCTCCAGGTTCGCCTGA
- a CDS encoding iron-sulfur-binding ferredoxin reductase, whose translation MPDLLAAGRSWSVPAGSNLLDALNQAGLRVPYSCRAGSCHACLVRCIAGEVQDDMPEALDAAQRAQGWCLACQCRVSGDLAVEVFDPLRDGLPADILACDWLSADVLRLRVQPHKPLRYSAGQHLLLWTADGLARPYSLASVPGLDSWLEFHIDCHERGAFSDAARTFQPGAPLRLGELRGGALHYDPDWSERPLWLLAAGTGLAPLWGILREALRQQHQGPIRLLHVARERSELYLAGPLCELAAQYSQVQVEQLDATELAAVLAELKLVSRQTRALLCGSPASVERFARRLYLAGLPRNQLLADVFLPRA comes from the coding sequence GTGCCTGATCTGCTGGCTGCTGGGCGCAGCTGGTCGGTCCCGGCGGGCAGCAATTTGCTCGATGCCCTCAACCAGGCCGGCCTGCGCGTACCCTACAGCTGCCGCGCCGGGAGTTGCCATGCCTGCCTGGTGCGCTGCATCGCCGGTGAGGTGCAGGACGACATGCCCGAGGCGTTGGACGCCGCGCAGCGTGCCCAGGGCTGGTGCCTGGCGTGCCAGTGCCGGGTCAGCGGTGACCTCGCAGTGGAGGTGTTCGACCCCCTGCGTGACGGCTTGCCGGCCGATATCCTCGCCTGCGACTGGCTGAGTGCCGACGTGCTGCGCCTGCGCGTGCAGCCGCACAAACCGCTGCGCTACAGCGCCGGCCAGCATCTGCTGCTGTGGACTGCCGATGGCTTGGCTCGCCCGTACTCATTGGCCAGCGTGCCGGGGCTCGATTCCTGGCTGGAATTCCATATCGATTGCCACGAGCGCGGCGCCTTCAGCGACGCCGCGCGCACCTTCCAGCCTGGCGCACCACTGCGTCTGGGCGAACTGCGTGGTGGGGCGCTGCACTACGACCCCGACTGGAGCGAGCGCCCGCTGTGGCTGCTGGCTGCCGGTACCGGGCTGGCGCCGTTGTGGGGCATCCTGCGCGAGGCGCTGCGTCAGCAGCACCAGGGGCCGATTCGCTTGCTGCACGTGGCACGTGAGCGGTCCGAACTGTACCTCGCCGGACCACTGTGCGAGCTGGCGGCGCAGTATTCGCAGGTGCAGGTCGAACAGCTGGACGCGACCGAGCTGGCGGCGGTTTTGGCGGAACTGAAGCTTGTTTCACGGCAAACCCGCGCCTTACTCTGCGGCTCTCCTGCCAGCGTTGAACGCTTTGCCCGGCGCCTGTACCTGGCCGGCCTGCCGCGCAACCAGCTGTTGGCCGACGTCTTTCTGCCGCGCGCCTGA
- a CDS encoding MerR family transcriptional regulator: protein MNELASRLLASASLQQEELFPIREVSRVTGVNPVTLRAWERRYGLIQPTRTESGHRLYSSDDIDAVRSILAWIARGVPVSKVGKLLARSSALAASAPGYQQVVDGEWGEWQARIRHCVAQFDAAQLERLYGQIFSSYPLVAVFQDVLMPVWRELLARRDDFGQTSEWLFLDSFLRARALQRLQLAASGSVDVLLASIPGHCQELELLVAGLLLGDGESRVQVLALGQPLAELALVCEKVRPQALVLFSNRPPADDLAKLLGRQALVLPCPLLLAGEVAELIEDQLDGSPIARLGSEGRLMQRRLQQFLAGRLDT, encoded by the coding sequence ATGAACGAACTCGCCAGCCGGCTCCTGGCTTCTGCATCGCTGCAGCAGGAAGAGCTGTTCCCCATTCGTGAGGTTTCGCGCGTCACCGGCGTCAACCCGGTGACCCTGCGTGCCTGGGAGCGGCGTTACGGGCTGATCCAGCCGACCCGTACCGAGAGTGGCCATCGCCTGTATTCCAGCGACGATATCGACGCGGTACGCAGCATCCTGGCGTGGATCGCCCGCGGCGTGCCGGTGAGCAAGGTCGGCAAGCTGCTCGCGCGCAGCAGTGCCCTGGCGGCCTCGGCGCCGGGGTATCAGCAGGTGGTCGATGGCGAGTGGGGCGAGTGGCAGGCGCGCATCCGCCACTGCGTCGCACAGTTCGACGCGGCGCAGCTGGAGCGTCTCTACGGCCAGATCTTCTCCAGCTACCCGTTGGTGGCGGTATTCCAGGATGTGCTGATGCCGGTGTGGCGCGAGTTGCTCGCGCGGCGCGACGACTTCGGCCAGACCAGCGAGTGGTTGTTTCTCGACAGTTTCCTGCGCGCCCGCGCCCTGCAGCGCCTGCAACTGGCGGCGAGCGGTTCGGTAGACGTGTTGCTGGCGAGCATCCCCGGACATTGTCAGGAACTGGAGTTGCTGGTCGCCGGGTTGCTGCTGGGCGATGGCGAGTCGCGCGTGCAGGTATTGGCGCTCGGGCAGCCGCTGGCGGAGCTGGCGCTGGTCTGCGAGAAGGTCCGGCCGCAGGCGCTGGTGCTGTTCTCCAACCGCCCGCCGGCTGACGACCTGGCCAAACTGCTGGGGCGTCAGGCACTGGTATTACCGTGCCCGTTGCTGTTGGCCGGCGAGGTGGCCGAACTGATCGAGGACCAACTCGACGGCTCGCCGATCGCCCGCCTGGGCAGCGAAGGCCGACTGATGCAGCGCCGCCTGCAGCAGTTTCTTGCCGGGCGTCTGGATACCTGA
- a CDS encoding fumarate hydratase — protein sequence MTVIKQDDLIQSVADALQFISYYHPVDFIQAMHEAYLREESPAARDSMAQILINSRMCATGHRPICQDTGIVTVFVKVGMDVRWDGATMSLDDMINEGVRRAYNLPENVLRASILADPAGARKNTKDNTPAVIHYSIVPGNTVEVDVAAKGGGSENKSKMAMLNPSDSIVDWVLKTVPTMGAGWCPPGMLGIGIGGTAEKAAVMAKEVLMEHIDIHELKARGPQNKIEEMRLELFDKVNQLGIGAQGLGGLTTVLDVKIMDYPTHAASLPVCMIPNCAATRHAHFVLDGSGPAELEAPDLSAYPEIVWEAGPSARRVDLDTITPEDVQSWKPGETVLLNGKMLTGRDAAHKRMVDMLNKGEELPVDLKGRFIYYVGPVDPVGDEVVGPAGPTTATRMDKFTRQILESTGLLGMIGKSERGPIAIDAIKDNKAVYLMAVGGAAYLVAQAIKKSKVLAFAELGMEAIYEFEVKDMPVTVAVDTKGESVHITGPAIWNKKIIESLAVEVK from the coding sequence ATGACCGTGATCAAGCAGGATGACCTGATTCAGAGCGTCGCCGACGCGCTGCAGTTCATCTCCTATTACCACCCCGTCGACTTCATCCAGGCCATGCACGAGGCGTACCTGCGCGAAGAATCGCCGGCTGCACGCGACTCCATGGCGCAGATCCTGATCAACTCGCGCATGTGCGCCACGGGCCACCGGCCGATCTGCCAGGACACCGGGATCGTCACCGTGTTCGTCAAGGTCGGCATGGATGTGCGCTGGGATGGTGCAACCATGAGCCTCGACGACATGATCAACGAGGGCGTGCGCCGCGCCTACAACCTGCCGGAAAACGTCCTGCGCGCCTCCATCCTGGCCGACCCGGCCGGTGCACGGAAGAACACCAAGGACAACACCCCGGCGGTGATCCACTACTCCATCGTCCCAGGCAACACCGTGGAAGTGGACGTGGCCGCCAAGGGCGGCGGCTCCGAGAACAAGTCGAAGATGGCCATGCTCAACCCGTCCGACTCGATCGTCGACTGGGTCCTCAAGACCGTGCCGACCATGGGCGCCGGCTGGTGCCCGCCGGGCATGCTCGGCATCGGCATCGGCGGCACCGCCGAGAAAGCCGCGGTGATGGCCAAGGAAGTGCTCATGGAACACATCGACATCCACGAGCTGAAAGCCCGCGGCCCGCAGAACAAGATCGAGGAAATGCGCCTCGAGCTGTTCGACAAGGTCAACCAGCTGGGCATCGGCGCCCAGGGCCTCGGTGGCCTGACCACCGTGCTCGACGTGAAGATCATGGACTACCCGACCCACGCAGCCAGCCTGCCGGTATGCATGATCCCCAACTGCGCCGCCACCCGCCACGCACACTTCGTGCTCGACGGTTCCGGCCCGGCCGAACTGGAAGCGCCGGACCTCTCCGCCTACCCGGAAATCGTCTGGGAAGCCGGCCCGAGTGCACGCCGCGTCGACCTCGACACCATCACCCCGGAAGACGTGCAGAGCTGGAAACCGGGCGAGACCGTGCTGCTCAACGGCAAGATGCTCACTGGCCGCGACGCCGCGCACAAGCGCATGGTCGACATGCTGAACAAGGGCGAAGAACTGCCGGTCGACCTCAAGGGCCGCTTCATCTATTACGTCGGCCCGGTCGATCCGGTCGGTGATGAAGTGGTGGGCCCTGCCGGTCCGACCACCGCCACCCGTATGGACAAGTTCACCCGCCAGATCCTCGAAAGCACCGGCCTGCTGGGCATGATCGGCAAGTCCGAGCGCGGCCCGATCGCCATCGATGCGATCAAGGACAACAAGGCCGTGTACCTGATGGCCGTCGGCGGCGCCGCCTACCTGGTCGCCCAAGCGATCAAGAAGTCCAAGGTGCTGGCGTTCGCCGAACTGGGCATGGAGGCGATCTACGAGTTCGAGGTCAAGGACATGCCGGTCACCGTGGCGGTCGACACCAAAGGCGAGTCGGTGCACATCACCGGCCCGGCGATCTGGAACAAGAAAATCATCGAAAGCCTGGCTGTCGAAGTGAAGTAA